The segment TCGGCCTTCCCACCTTAGGCATCTGCTACGGGATGCAGCTTCTCGCCCAGGAGCTTGGGGGCAAGGTGGAGCGCGCGGGACGGGCAGAGTACGGCAAGGCCCTCCTCACCCGCTACCAAGGCCCCCTCTTCAAAGGCTTAGAGGGCGAGGTCCAGGTCTGGATGAGCCACCAGGACGCGGTGACCGAGCTTCCCCCCGGGTGGCGGGTGGTGGCGGAAACCGAGGAAAACCCCGTGGCGGCCATGGAAGCCCCCGACGGCCAGACCTTCGCCGTCCAGTTCCACCCTGAGGTGGCCCATACTCCTAAAGGGATGCAAATCCTGGAAAACTTCCTGGAGATCGCCGGAGTAAAACGGGACTGGACCCCGGAGCACGTGCTGGAAAGCCTGGTGGAGGAGGTGCGGGAGCGGGTGGGACAAGACCGCGTTTTGCTGGCGGTTTCCGGCGGGGTGGACTCCAGCACCCTGGCCCTCCTCTTGGCCAAGGCCCGGGTGAACCACCTGGCGGTCTTCGTGGACCACGGCCTCCTGCGCCTGGGGGAACGGGAGGAGGTGGAGGGGGCCCTTAGGGCCCTTCGGGTCAACCTTCTGGTGGTGGAGGCCCAGGAGCGCTTCCTCAAGGCCCTTGAAGGGATGGAGGACCCGGAGGAAAAGCGCCGGATTATCGGTCGGGAGTTCGTGGAGGTCTTCAGCCAGGTGGCCCGGGAAAAGGGGCCTTTCCGCTTCCTGGCCCAGGGCACCCTCTACCCCGACGTCATCGAGTCCGCCGGGGAAGGGGGGGCGGCCAAGATCAAGAGCCACCACAACGTGGGGGGCCTTCCCGAGGACCTCCAGTTTGAGCTCCTCGAGCCCTTCCGCCTCCTCTTCAAGGACGAGGTGCGGGAGCTAGCCCTCCTCCTCGGCCTCCCCGACCCCATCCGCCTGCGCCACCCCTTCCCGGGGCCGGGCCTGGCGGTGCGCGTGCTGGGGGAGGTCACGGAGGAAAAGCTCGCCATCCTCCGGCGGGCGGACGACATCTTCGTAAGCCTCCTCCGGGAATGGGGCCTCTACGGCCAGGTGGCCCAGGCCCTGGCCGTCCTCACCCCTGTGCGGAGCGTAGGGGTCGCAGGGGACGAGCGGAAGTACGGCTACGTTCTGGCCTTAAGGGCTGTGACCACCGAGGACTTCATGACCGCGGACTGGGCCAGGCTCCCCCTGGAGTTTTTGGACGAGGTGGCCAGGCGCATCACCCGCCGGGTGCCGGAGATCGGCCGGGTGGTCTACGACCTCACCTCCAAGCCTCCCGCCACCATAGAATGGGAGTGATGGGCGAACCCGCCAAGGCCCTAAAGCCCCTTTCCCTGGAAGAGTACCTGGCATGGGAAGCCCGGTCTACAACCAAGCATGAGCTGGTGGAGGGCCTGCCTTACGCCATGGCCGGGGCCAGCCGGGCCCACAACCTGGGGGTGAGCCACCTGCACTACCGGGGTGGACCTGGAGCCCCGCCCCGGCTAGACTGGAGGGGAAAGGAGGCAAGGTATGCCCACCTTTATCGTCCTCAGCTCCCTCACGGACGACGGTGCCGAGACCCTGGTGAAAAACCCTGAGCGCATCAAGGAGGTGAACCAGGAGCTGGAGCGCGACTTTGGGGTCAAGGTGGTGGCCCAGTATGCGGTCTTGGGCCCTTATGACTTCGTGAACATCGTGGAGGCGGAGGATGCCCTGGCCGTAGCCCGGGCCATGCTCCACCTCTCGGCCAGGGGAAGCGTCAAGACCACCACCCTCGAGGCCATCCCCGTGGCCGACCTCATCGCCAAGCTCAAGTAGTGGAGGTCCTGGAAACCGCCGTCTACGCCGAGGATCTGGAGAAGGCCCGGGCCTTTTACGAGGGGGTCCTGGGCCTCCCCTGTTTCCAGTACCAGCCCCCGCGCCACGCCTTTTTCCGGGCTGGGCAGGGGGTCTTTCTGGTCTTCAACCCAGAACACACGGAAAAGGACCAGGCCTTACCTCCCCACGGGGCCAAGGGAAGCGTCCACGTGGCCTTCCGGGTGGAGGAGGAAGAGCTTCCCCGCTGGGCGGAAAAGCTCCGGGAAGCGGGCTTTCCCGTCTGGTGGGCGGACTGGCCCAGGGGGAAAAGCCTTTACACCCGCGACCCCGCGGGAAACCTGGTGGAGCTGGCCCCGGCCAGAATCTGGGGCCTAGAATGAGGGCATGGCCACCCGCTACCGCTTCGGGGTAGAGGCGTTTGAGCGCCTCTTCCAGGGGGTAAAGCACCTGGAGCTCCTCAAGGGGGAGATTTACGAGATGAGCCCGATTGGTCCTAGGCATGTCTTTACCGTGGCTCGGCTGGACAAAAAGTTCCAGGCTCTTTTGGGGGAGGAGGCCGTCGTCACCGTGCAGTCCCCCCTGCGCATCCCGCCCTATTCCGAGCCCGAACCAGACCTCCTGGTGCTGAAGCCCCCTTTAGAAACCTATGCGGAACGCTTCCCCGAGCCCCAGGACGTCCTCCTCCTCATCGAGGTGGCCGATACCAGCCTGGAGCACGACCGGGCCAAGCTCGCCCTCTACGCCGAGGCAGGCCTTCCCGAGGTCTGGATCGTGAACCTCCAGGAAAACCTCCTGGAGGTCTACCGCGAACCCCAGGGAAGCCATTACCGCCTGCGGGAGCTGGTGCCTCCCGGGGAGGCCAAGGCCCCCCTGGCCTTCCCCGACCGCCCCGTCCCCTGGTCGTGAAGCGGGTGGAGCTTTTCACCGACGGGGCCTGCCTGGGCAACCCCGGTCCTGGCGGGTGGGCGGCGCTTTTGCGCTACGGCGGCTACGAACGAATGCTTTCCGGAGGCGAGCCCTGCACCACCAACAACCGCATGGAGCTCACCGCCTTGCTGCACGGGCTTAGGGCGCTCAAGGAACCCTGTGAAGTACACCTCTTCTCCGACAGCCAGTACCTGGTGAAGGCCTTAAACGAGTGGCTTCCCGCCTGGGAAAAAAGAGGAAT is part of the Thermus caldilimi genome and harbors:
- a CDS encoding Uma2 family endonuclease; this encodes MATRYRFGVEAFERLFQGVKHLELLKGEIYEMSPIGPRHVFTVARLDKKFQALLGEEAVVTVQSPLRIPPYSEPEPDLLVLKPPLETYAERFPEPQDVLLLIEVADTSLEHDRAKLALYAEAGLPEVWIVNLQENLLEVYREPQGSHYRLRELVPPGEAKAPLAFPDRPVPWS
- a CDS encoding VOC family protein; this translates as MEVLETAVYAEDLEKARAFYEGVLGLPCFQYQPPRHAFFRAGQGVFLVFNPEHTEKDQALPPHGAKGSVHVAFRVEEEELPRWAEKLREAGFPVWWADWPRGKSLYTRDPAGNLVELAPARIWGLE
- the rnhA gene encoding ribonuclease HI, which encodes MKRVELFTDGACLGNPGPGGWAALLRYGGYERMLSGGEPCTTNNRMELTALLHGLRALKEPCEVHLFSDSQYLVKALNEWLPAWEKRGMRKADGRPIENRDLWEALMLELKRHRVVAHWVRGHGGHPENERADREAKRQAQRQKALSQTPCPAEGATLFPR
- a CDS encoding glutamine synthetase/cystathionine beta-lyase binding protein, yielding MPTFIVLSSLTDDGAETLVKNPERIKEVNQELERDFGVKVVAQYAVLGPYDFVNIVEAEDALAVARAMLHLSARGSVKTTTLEAIPVADLIAKLK
- the guaA gene encoding glutamine-hydrolyzing GMP synthase — encoded protein: MVLVLDFGSQYTRLIARRLRELRVFSLILPGRASLEEILRHKPQALILSGGPNSVFDPDAPRPDPRVFTLGLPTLGICYGMQLLAQELGGKVERAGRAEYGKALLTRYQGPLFKGLEGEVQVWMSHQDAVTELPPGWRVVAETEENPVAAMEAPDGQTFAVQFHPEVAHTPKGMQILENFLEIAGVKRDWTPEHVLESLVEEVRERVGQDRVLLAVSGGVDSSTLALLLAKARVNHLAVFVDHGLLRLGEREEVEGALRALRVNLLVVEAQERFLKALEGMEDPEEKRRIIGREFVEVFSQVAREKGPFRFLAQGTLYPDVIESAGEGGAAKIKSHHNVGGLPEDLQFELLEPFRLLFKDEVRELALLLGLPDPIRLRHPFPGPGLAVRVLGEVTEEKLAILRRADDIFVSLLREWGLYGQVAQALAVLTPVRSVGVAGDERKYGYVLALRAVTTEDFMTADWARLPLEFLDEVARRITRRVPEIGRVVYDLTSKPPATIEWE